In a single window of the Nocardioides massiliensis genome:
- a CDS encoding alpha/beta hydrolase, with translation MSTLRRIALGLGGLVAAAGAAGVVAERAHTRRRSRLQGSIDRLGSLRGEVRTVRAGDGVGLHVEVDEPGEQPNGDAGELTIVFVHGYALNHDCWHHQRAWARKAGIRAVLYDQRSHGRSERSEIDNATIEQLGRDLARVIDEACPGPVVLVGHSMGGMTLLALAEERPELFGEKVVGVALVSTTAGGLNPGRVLAPFLPADLSGTLAPRAMAALSRVPAAVDLARRRGTEIGTRVISMFAFGERPDPATAIFVDEMIAQTSFEVLAEFFDNFGRLDKFTVLDSLAHVPTVIVCGTRDKLTSIGHSRKMASLLPTADLIECEGAGHMVILEQPDEVNAALATLVERASAR, from the coding sequence GTGAGCACCCTGCGCCGGATCGCCCTGGGGCTCGGCGGGCTGGTCGCTGCCGCCGGTGCGGCCGGAGTCGTGGCCGAGCGCGCCCACACGCGCCGCCGCTCCCGGCTGCAGGGGTCCATCGACCGACTCGGCTCGCTGCGGGGGGAGGTGCGCACGGTGCGCGCGGGTGACGGTGTCGGTCTGCACGTGGAGGTCGACGAGCCGGGTGAGCAGCCGAACGGCGACGCGGGCGAGCTGACGATCGTCTTCGTCCACGGCTACGCCCTCAACCACGACTGCTGGCACCACCAGCGTGCGTGGGCCCGGAAGGCGGGGATCCGTGCGGTCCTCTACGACCAGCGCTCCCACGGCCGATCCGAGCGCTCTGAGATCGACAACGCCACCATCGAGCAGCTCGGCCGCGACCTCGCGCGCGTCATCGACGAGGCCTGCCCGGGACCGGTCGTGCTGGTCGGCCACTCGATGGGCGGGATGACGCTGCTGGCGCTGGCCGAGGAGCGTCCGGAGCTGTTCGGCGAGAAGGTCGTCGGCGTCGCCCTGGTATCGACCACGGCAGGTGGGCTCAACCCGGGTCGCGTGCTGGCGCCCTTCTTGCCCGCCGACCTCTCCGGCACCCTCGCACCCCGTGCGATGGCGGCACTGTCGCGGGTGCCGGCGGCGGTCGACCTCGCCCGGCGCCGCGGCACCGAGATCGGCACGCGCGTGATCAGCATGTTCGCCTTCGGCGAGCGGCCCGACCCCGCGACCGCGATCTTCGTCGACGAGATGATCGCGCAGACGTCGTTCGAGGTGCTGGCGGAGTTCTTCGACAACTTCGGGCGCCTCGACAAGTTCACGGTGCTCGACTCGCTCGCGCACGTCCCGACCGTGATCGTCTGCGGCACCCGCGACAAGCTCACCTCGATCGGGCACTCGCGCAAGATGGCCTCGTTGCTGCCGACCGCGGATCTCATCGAGTGCGAGGGTGCCGGTCACATGGTGATCCTCGAGCAGCCCGACGAGGTCAACGCAGCCCTGGCGACCCTGGTCGAGCGGGCGAGCGCACGATGA
- the tsaE gene encoding tRNA (adenosine(37)-N6)-threonylcarbamoyltransferase complex ATPase subunit type 1 TsaE, translating to MTGAARVRRAVPADVPAMVEVIHTAFAARPALDPPSTQLEETAASVGRVVDGSGALVALGPDGSVVGTILLADHGERLGLHRVSVLPTHQGEGIAVAMAQAAEDEAHTRGHSGVELGARVELPHNVEFWRNLGYAVIDRAGPHLTMARELPVAIDLATAEDTRAAGARLAGLLRAGDLLILTGDLGAGKTTFTQGLGEGLGVRGQVTSPTFILARTHPSLGDGPGLVHVDAYRLGGIDELDDLDLDTALATSVAVVEWGEQMAEALAEDRLEITLRRRRGSDALVDNDDLDDTDPRELVVTPVGRRWVGAGLRAVLTGARSHPAEEPGR from the coding sequence ATGACCGGCGCCGCACGCGTCCGCCGCGCCGTCCCCGCCGACGTGCCCGCCATGGTCGAAGTCATCCACACCGCGTTCGCCGCACGACCCGCCCTCGACCCACCCTCCACCCAGCTCGAGGAGACCGCCGCCTCGGTGGGCCGGGTGGTCGACGGATCGGGGGCGCTGGTCGCGCTCGGGCCGGACGGGTCGGTCGTCGGCACGATCCTGCTCGCCGACCACGGCGAGCGGTTGGGCCTGCACCGGGTGTCGGTGCTGCCGACCCACCAGGGCGAGGGCATCGCGGTCGCCATGGCCCAGGCCGCCGAGGACGAGGCGCACACCCGGGGCCACAGCGGGGTCGAGCTCGGTGCCCGCGTCGAGCTCCCGCACAACGTGGAGTTCTGGCGCAACCTCGGGTACGCCGTGATCGACCGTGCCGGTCCCCACCTGACGATGGCACGCGAGCTCCCGGTCGCCATCGACCTCGCCACCGCCGAGGACACCCGCGCCGCGGGTGCCCGGTTGGCCGGCCTGCTGCGCGCCGGCGACCTGCTGATCCTCACCGGCGACCTCGGCGCCGGCAAGACCACCTTCACCCAGGGCCTGGGAGAGGGGCTCGGCGTGCGCGGGCAGGTCACCTCGCCCACCTTCATCCTCGCCCGCACCCATCCCTCGCTGGGCGACGGGCCGGGCCTGGTGCACGTGGACGCCTACCGCCTCGGGGGGATCGACGAGCTCGACGACCTCGACCTCGACACCGCGCTCGCGACCTCCGTCGCCGTCGTGGAGTGGGGGGAGCAGATGGCCGAGGCGCTGGCCGAGGACCGGCTCGAGATCACCCTGCGTCGCCGCCGCGGCAGCGACGCTCTCGTCGACAACGACGATCTCGACGACACCGACCCCCGCGAGCTGGTGGTCACCCCGGTCGGACGGCGCTGGGTGGGCGCCGGTCTGCGGGCGGTGCTGACCGGCGCACGGTCACACCCAGCGGAAGAGCCGGGCCGCTAG
- a CDS encoding ABC transporter permease encodes MTMTDPRIELPAPRPLPAAAWGQLLLAEARMTARDTSGLILPIGMPFLLLVMNGIGQDGDQRLADGSTVMNAILMPLTVTMVVALVGVVNMPSFLATYRKYGVLKRLAVTPARPVMILLAQVAVSLAQVLIGVGLMFGVGAAFFGVTPPARLGWALLVGVLLLTAMYGVGILIAAVAPSVNAALALGLGAFFVMLALGGGFGPAENLPGVLQTIGESLPYGAGNAALSDVWVGERPEPAHIAALGGWGVVTGGLAARLFRWV; translated from the coding sequence ATGACGATGACCGACCCCCGCATCGAGCTTCCCGCCCCCCGTCCGTTGCCGGCGGCCGCCTGGGGCCAGCTGCTCCTCGCCGAGGCTCGGATGACGGCCCGGGACACCTCCGGGCTGATCCTCCCGATCGGCATGCCGTTCCTGCTCCTGGTGATGAACGGGATCGGCCAGGACGGCGACCAGCGCCTGGCCGACGGCTCCACCGTCATGAACGCCATCCTCATGCCGCTGACCGTGACGATGGTGGTGGCGCTGGTCGGGGTGGTGAACATGCCGTCCTTCCTGGCGACCTATCGCAAGTACGGCGTCCTCAAACGGCTCGCGGTCACGCCTGCCCGACCCGTGATGATCCTGCTCGCGCAGGTCGCCGTCAGCCTCGCGCAGGTCCTGATCGGCGTCGGGCTGATGTTCGGTGTGGGCGCCGCGTTCTTCGGCGTGACACCGCCCGCGCGCCTCGGGTGGGCGCTGCTCGTCGGCGTCCTGCTGCTCACCGCCATGTATGGCGTCGGCATCCTCATCGCCGCCGTGGCCCCGTCGGTCAACGCCGCGCTCGCCCTCGGACTCGGCGCGTTCTTCGTCATGCTCGCGCTCGGGGGCGGCTTCGGTCCGGCGGAGAACCTGCCGGGAGTGCTGCAGACGATCGGGGAGTCCTTGCCGTACGGCGCGGGCAACGCGGCGCTGTCGGACGTGTGGGTCGGCGAGCGGCCCGAGCCGGCCCACATCGCCGCACTCGGCGGGTGGGGGGTGGTGACCGGTGGCCTAGCGGCCCGGCTCTTCCGCTGGGTGTGA
- a CDS encoding ABC transporter ATP-binding protein, giving the protein MPVVEITDLRKTYGGRAVVDGVSLAVERGEIFGVLGRNGAGKTTTVECALGLRRPDGGQVRVFGLDPRTERARVQQVVGAQLQATHLHPSLTVMELVRLYRSFYREGADPEQLVERLGLGKVRDSRYEKLSGGEGQRLSIALALVGRPRLAVLDELTTGLDSSARRGVWQLVEEMRDDGTTIVLVSHDMAEVERLCDRVAILDTGKVVALDSPAGLVRRVAADVPATDFRATTVTLDDAFLQLTGHELGEPGQPDERP; this is encoded by the coding sequence ATGCCGGTTGTCGAGATCACCGACCTGCGCAAGACGTACGGCGGTCGTGCCGTCGTCGACGGCGTGAGCCTGGCGGTCGAGCGCGGCGAGATCTTCGGGGTCCTGGGCCGCAACGGCGCCGGGAAGACGACGACGGTCGAGTGCGCCCTCGGGCTGCGCAGGCCCGACGGTGGCCAGGTGCGGGTCTTCGGACTCGATCCCCGCACCGAGCGCGCCCGGGTCCAGCAGGTCGTCGGCGCCCAGCTGCAGGCCACCCACCTGCACCCGAGCCTGACAGTGATGGAGCTGGTGCGGTTGTATCGCTCGTTCTATCGCGAGGGCGCGGACCCGGAGCAGCTGGTGGAGCGGCTGGGTCTGGGCAAGGTCCGCGACTCACGCTACGAGAAGCTCTCCGGCGGCGAGGGTCAGCGGCTGAGCATCGCGCTCGCGCTGGTCGGCCGACCGCGCCTGGCCGTGCTGGACGAGCTCACCACCGGGCTCGACTCCTCGGCTCGGCGTGGGGTGTGGCAGCTCGTGGAGGAGATGCGCGACGACGGCACCACCATCGTGCTCGTCAGCCACGACATGGCCGAGGTCGAACGCCTCTGCGACCGGGTCGCGATCCTCGACACGGGGAAGGTCGTCGCCCTCGACAGCCCGGCAGGGCTGGTGCGGCGCGTGGCCGCCGACGTACCCGCCACCGACTTCCGCGCGACCACGGTGACCCTCGACGACGCGTTCCTCCAGCTCACCGGTCACGAGCTCGGTGAGCCCGGGCAGCCCGACGAGAGGCCATGA
- a CDS encoding sensor histidine kinase: MQHNDRVELWAGASMLVVCLLIGGVEASSVLAHATGGYFAGWLLTFVVFVVGLLLAAVMVGRSREPAQRLLLVAPPVGAAAVLVLLSPSRGGMVAILVVVSTAICAYHLGVRGLTVVIVGNSAVIAAAAAGLGPLVGHPARTSEVVLVAVLYALLQAGSAAAVWSQQRVEAALEEVSAAHVALRSTSALLAESSQAQERLRIARDLHDVLGHQLAALALELEIASHRVEGAAEEHVLRARGLAKELLGDVRAVVGNERHRSFDLASALVGIVTEVPRPQVHLDVDPDVDLDDDRAAALVRIVQEVTTNAIRHSAAAHLWIRLGGDGRRVCLEAWDDGVGVPRGVIVPGNGLRGLTERVAEIGGTVELDGTSGFRVRVELPARQATPA; encoded by the coding sequence ATGCAGCACAACGACCGGGTGGAGCTCTGGGCGGGCGCGAGCATGCTCGTCGTCTGCCTGCTGATCGGGGGTGTGGAGGCGAGCTCGGTCCTGGCACACGCAACGGGCGGGTACTTCGCCGGCTGGCTGCTGACCTTCGTCGTGTTCGTCGTCGGCCTGCTGCTCGCTGCAGTGATGGTGGGGCGCTCGCGGGAGCCGGCGCAGCGGCTGCTGCTGGTGGCCCCTCCGGTGGGGGCGGCAGCGGTGCTGGTCCTGCTCTCCCCCAGCCGCGGGGGGATGGTCGCGATCCTGGTGGTGGTGAGCACCGCCATCTGCGCCTACCACCTGGGCGTACGCGGTCTCACCGTCGTCATCGTCGGGAACTCCGCCGTCATCGCGGCCGCCGCGGCGGGTCTCGGCCCGTTGGTGGGCCATCCTGCTCGGACATCGGAGGTCGTCCTGGTCGCCGTGCTCTACGCGCTGCTGCAAGCCGGCAGCGCCGCCGCGGTGTGGAGCCAGCAACGGGTGGAGGCAGCGCTCGAGGAGGTCTCGGCCGCCCACGTCGCGCTGCGCAGCACCTCGGCGCTGTTGGCCGAGTCGAGCCAGGCGCAGGAGCGACTGCGGATCGCTCGGGACCTGCACGACGTCCTCGGCCACCAGCTCGCTGCGCTGGCGCTCGAGCTCGAGATCGCCTCGCACCGGGTCGAGGGTGCGGCTGAGGAGCACGTGCTCCGGGCGCGGGGGTTGGCCAAGGAGCTGCTCGGCGACGTGCGGGCCGTCGTCGGCAACGAGCGACACCGCTCCTTCGACCTTGCGTCCGCCCTGGTCGGCATCGTCACGGAGGTGCCACGGCCGCAGGTGCATCTCGACGTCGACCCGGACGTGGACCTCGACGACGACCGTGCTGCAGCGCTGGTGCGCATCGTGCAGGAGGTCACCACCAACGCCATCCGCCACTCCGCTGCGGCGCACCTGTGGATCCGCCTCGGCGGGGACGGACGCCGGGTCTGCCTGGAGGCATGGGACGACGGGGTCGGGGTGCCCCGCGGCGTCATCGTGCCGGGCAATGGGTTGCGCGGGCTGACCGAACGGGTCGCCGAGATCGGCGGGACGGTCGAGCTCGACGGGACCTCGGGGTTCCGGGTCCGAGTCGAGCTCCCAGCGCGGCAGGCGACGCCCGCATGA
- a CDS encoding response regulator, protein MIRVCIADDQTIVRQGIESLLALSDEVEVVGRASDGDEALTVVETAGPDVLLLDLRMPGRDGIATLEALREAGSSVAVLVLTTFDDDELVLRALRAGARGYLLKDVTLEELVEAIRVLAAGGTLVQPALTDRLLRHIDAEPLPDGFSHLPTPQSLTSRETEILRLLASGFTNREVAEALFLAEGTVKNHISTVLAKLGVKDRTRAVLRALHLGLLTPPRP, encoded by the coding sequence ATGATCCGGGTCTGCATCGCCGACGACCAGACCATCGTGCGGCAGGGCATCGAGAGCCTGCTGGCCCTGAGCGACGAGGTCGAGGTCGTCGGACGGGCCAGCGACGGTGACGAGGCGCTGACCGTCGTCGAGACCGCGGGCCCCGACGTCCTCCTGCTCGATCTCCGCATGCCCGGCCGGGACGGCATCGCGACGCTAGAGGCACTGCGTGAGGCGGGAAGCAGCGTCGCGGTCCTGGTCCTGACCACGTTCGACGACGACGAGCTGGTGCTGCGCGCGCTGCGTGCGGGCGCCAGGGGCTACCTGCTCAAGGACGTCACCCTCGAGGAGCTCGTCGAAGCGATCCGGGTGCTGGCTGCCGGCGGGACGCTCGTCCAGCCCGCGCTGACCGACCGGTTGCTGCGCCACATCGACGCCGAGCCGCTGCCCGACGGCTTCAGCCACCTGCCCACCCCGCAGTCGCTGACTTCGCGCGAGACCGAGATCCTCCGGTTGCTCGCCAGTGGCTTCACCAACCGCGAGGTCGCCGAGGCGCTGTTCCTCGCCGAGGGCACCGTGAAGAACCACATCTCCACCGTCCTGGCCAAGCTCGGGGTCAAGGACCGCACCCGGGCGGTGCTCCGGGCGCTGCACCTCGGACTGCTCACCCCGCCCAGGCCGTAG